Proteins from a genomic interval of Thunnus maccoyii chromosome 1, fThuMac1.1, whole genome shotgun sequence:
- the lyve1a gene encoding lymphatic vessel endothelial hyaluronic acid receptor 1a has translation MNANWLCIMAVLPITAVISDQHIDTSKIRVFPAGNSSIAGVFQVSYINDLNQSQYAFNASDARKLCLTLGLNIASKAQVEKALRRGLETCRFGWIDEHLAVIPRIKALSNCGKNGTGLVTWRAAVTQKFDVFCFNESDDTAQLMDTTTQLPSESAYSTSPSSPRTVSSAFTTPPYFLRTADSEAEATRFVGIAQGSAGTKVVLIASTCALLLIAIVIFAYIILKRSSGSTDMKQQEKCADTDMCTCVMDVEEPKKAAQEDEKIEVGDSAS, from the exons ATGAATGCGAACTGGCTTTGCATCATGGCAGTGCTGCCAATTACTGCAGTCATCTCTGATCAACATATTGACACAAGCAAAATCAGAG TTTTCCCCGCAGGGAACAGTAGTATTGCAGGAGTATTCCAGGTTAGCTACATAAATGACCTCAACCAGTCTCAGTATGCCTTCAATGCCTCTGATGCTCGGAAGCTTTGTTTGACCCTCGGACTGAACATTGCCTCAAAAGCACAAGTGGAGAAAGCTCTCAGGAGGGGTTTAGAAACATGCAG gtTTGGATGGATTGATGAACATTTGGCAGTCATTCCCCGCATCAAGGCGCTTTCTAATTGTGGCAAAAACGGCACGGGTTTGGTGACATGGCGAGCAGCTGTTACACAAAagtttgatgtgttttgcttTAATGAATCAG ATGACACAGCACAACTGATGGATACAACAACTCAGCTCCCTTCTGAGTCAGCATATTCTAcgtctccctcctcccctcgtACTGTCAGTTCAGCTTTTACCACTCCTCCCTACTTCCTGAGGACCGCAGACAGTGAGGCAGAGGCAACCCGGTTTGTCGGCATAGCACAAGGCTCTGCTGGAA CAAAGGTAGTGCTCATCGCCTCAACCTGTGCCCTTCTTCTTATTGCAATAGTCATCTTTGCATACATCATATt GAAAAGGAGCTCTGGGAGCACTGATATGAAGCAGCAGGAAAAGTGTGCGGACACAGACATGTGCACGTGTGTGATGGATGTAGAGGAACCCAAGAAAGCTGCTCAGGAAGATGAGAAGATAGAAGTTGGCGACAGTGcaagttaa